A portion of the bacterium genome contains these proteins:
- a CDS encoding helix-turn-helix transcriptional regulator: MVDSAQLYSQIGKEISKLRQSKNRTQTQLAKAVSLTRTSITNIEKGRQKILVHTLWDLAEELGIHPSKLLPKKILPTVSAVEVVDKATGISDYDKKWIKSIISKQENK, from the coding sequence ATGGTCGATTCCGCTCAGCTCTACTCCCAAATCGGGAAAGAAATTAGTAAACTCCGACAATCCAAAAACCGCACCCAAACCCAACTTGCCAAGGCCGTTTCCTTAACCAGAACCTCAATTACAAACATTGAAAAAGGGCGACAAAAAATTCTCGTTCACACGCTGTGGGACTTGGCCGAAGAACTTGGAATTCACCCATCGAAATTATTGCCCAAAAAAATACTACCAACTGTTTCCGCAGTAGAGGTGGTTGATAAAGCCACAGGTATTTCTGACTATGATAAAAAGTGGATAAAATCGATAATTTCGAAACAGGAGAATAAATAA
- a CDS encoding ImmA/IrrE family metallo-endopeptidase, producing MAVSKNETQEQITKRVEKLLKMAGISRLPVDVEKVASQLGVDIKYQSYDGKFSGVLIRHGDRATIGVNSQHHPNRQRFTIAHEIGHYLLHQGDLMVDKTISVNYRGNDTHIDYQKEREANLFASELLMPTKLLSKDLNKYQIDLDDEDQIKELASKYQVSQQAFMIRLAH from the coding sequence ATGGCTGTTAGTAAAAACGAGACTCAAGAACAGATTACAAAACGGGTAGAAAAATTATTGAAAATGGCTGGTATCAGCAGACTGCCAGTAGACGTTGAGAAAGTTGCCAGCCAACTTGGCGTAGATATTAAGTACCAATCATACGATGGAAAATTTTCAGGTGTTTTAATTCGGCACGGTGATCGCGCAACTATAGGGGTAAATTCACAACATCATCCAAATCGTCAACGTTTTACAATCGCCCATGAAATAGGTCACTACTTACTGCACCAAGGCGATTTAATGGTCGATAAAACAATAAGTGTAAATTATCGCGGGAACGACACCCATATCGATTATCAAAAAGAGCGGGAGGCCAACCTTTTTGCTTCTGAGTTACTTATGCCAACAAAACTACTTTCCAAAGATTTAAATAAATATCAAATTGACTTGGATGACGAAGATCAAATAAAGGAATTGGCTTCAAAATATCAGGTTAGCCAACAAGCGTTTATGATTCGATTAGCACACTAG